The Verrucomicrobiota bacterium genome has a window encoding:
- a CDS encoding fused MFS/spermidine synthase — protein sequence MRVFVVTIFLSAFLLFQVQPIIARYILPWFGGTPAVWTTCMLFFQLSLLAGYAYAHGLVVRWRDQPRWQAGIHLALIAVSLLFLPITPDQALTTSSASDPTLGIVLLLLRTVGLPFLVISASGPLMQHWFATSYPGKSPYRLYAVSNLGSLLALISYPFLIEPVLGLRLQTQVWSGTYIIYGVLAVFCARQILRASPSDQIPHLNEPKPSLVSVPIGDRVLWGIFATLGSVLLLSVTNKMTQDIAVVPFLWILPLALYLLSFIICFDHDRWYRRDIWIPLAVICVGSLVYLLNQDFNDNEPHIILQIVIYVSAMFTCCMICHGEMVRLKPAPQFLTSFYLIISLGGAMGGLLVSQVSPRIFSGYWELHASLLAIAVIVTCLLGNELFRKSSLSRVKKSALVITWVPLIFSMIFFLDNHIQDETNATLVSKRGFYGVLRVYESNVGKPGHRRDLYHGRIKHGQQFVATEETRAELSAYYMANSGVAILSHFHPKHLPFSLEPMKIGVVGLGIGTLATLGKEGDTVKFYEINPDVESLARSHFYYLSDSRAETSVALRDASTSLETELATSGSQGFDILVIDAFSGDSIPLHLLTVEAFQLYLKHLNSGGALAIHITNIHLDLSDPVRTVANELNLHAIWIERDAVDPGEYYSSWILLSPTAETLDLIASTGLSTAWEKETPRPILWSDDYSNLFRVIKWD from the coding sequence ATGCGCGTATTTGTAGTCACTATTTTCCTGAGTGCGTTTCTCCTTTTTCAGGTTCAGCCCATTATCGCCCGCTATATTCTCCCATGGTTCGGCGGCACGCCGGCAGTGTGGACAACTTGTATGCTATTTTTCCAGCTTAGCCTCCTCGCGGGCTACGCCTACGCTCACGGACTTGTAGTCCGCTGGCGGGACCAGCCCCGCTGGCAAGCAGGCATCCATCTCGCCCTGATTGCGGTTTCACTTCTTTTTCTTCCCATAACTCCTGACCAAGCTCTTACGACCAGCTCAGCGTCTGATCCTACCCTCGGAATTGTTTTATTGCTTCTCCGAACAGTCGGGCTACCTTTTCTCGTTATTTCAGCTTCCGGCCCTTTGATGCAACACTGGTTTGCCACGTCTTACCCGGGTAAATCTCCCTACCGACTCTACGCTGTCTCCAATCTTGGTTCGCTCCTGGCCCTGATTAGCTACCCCTTTCTCATAGAACCTGTTTTGGGACTGCGATTGCAAACTCAAGTCTGGTCCGGAACCTACATTATCTATGGTGTTCTTGCGGTCTTCTGCGCCCGCCAAATATTAAGGGCTAGTCCAAGCGACCAAATACCCCATCTCAACGAGCCAAAACCTTCCTTAGTTTCTGTTCCAATCGGAGACCGAGTTCTCTGGGGAATTTTTGCTACCCTCGGATCCGTCTTGCTTCTTTCCGTTACCAACAAGATGACCCAGGATATAGCGGTGGTGCCATTCCTCTGGATCCTTCCCCTGGCACTCTACCTCCTCAGTTTTATCATTTGTTTCGACCATGATCGCTGGTATCGAAGGGATATTTGGATTCCACTAGCTGTGATCTGTGTAGGCAGTCTCGTCTACCTCCTCAATCAGGATTTTAATGATAATGAGCCTCATATTATTCTCCAGATTGTCATCTATGTCTCAGCCATGTTCACCTGCTGTATGATCTGCCACGGGGAGATGGTCCGACTGAAGCCAGCTCCCCAATTCCTGACCTCCTTCTACCTCATTATATCTCTCGGCGGAGCGATGGGTGGTCTACTCGTGAGTCAGGTTAGCCCACGGATTTTTTCAGGCTACTGGGAGCTCCATGCCTCCTTACTTGCGATCGCGGTAATTGTGACCTGCCTGCTTGGCAATGAGCTCTTCAGAAAATCCAGTCTATCCAGGGTAAAAAAATCTGCTTTGGTTATAACCTGGGTTCCTTTGATTTTTTCGATGATTTTTTTCTTGGACAACCATATTCAGGATGAAACCAATGCAACTCTGGTTTCAAAGCGAGGATTCTACGGTGTCCTCAGGGTTTATGAGAGTAATGTTGGAAAACCTGGACACAGGAGAGATCTCTACCATGGACGCATCAAACACGGTCAACAGTTCGTCGCAACGGAGGAAACGCGGGCAGAACTCAGTGCCTACTACATGGCAAACAGTGGGGTCGCGATTCTCTCCCACTTCCACCCGAAGCACCTTCCATTCTCTTTAGAACCGATGAAGATCGGTGTGGTGGGGTTGGGAATCGGTACTCTGGCGACTCTGGGGAAAGAGGGAGATACAGTGAAGTTCTATGAGATCAACCCTGATGTTGAGTCCCTGGCTCGGTCTCATTTTTATTACCTGAGCGATAGCCGGGCAGAAACCTCCGTCGCACTCAGAGATGCCAGCACCTCACTGGAAACTGAACTGGCGACAAGCGGTTCCCAAGGCTTCGACATCCTGGTAATCGATGCATTCAGTGGTGACTCTATTCCTCTTCACCTACTCACCGTTGAGGCGTTTCAACTCTACCTTAAGCATCTCAACTCCGGAGGAGCTCTTGCCATTCACATCACCAACATTCACCTGGACTTGAGCGATCCTGTACGGACCGTTGCCAATGAATTGAACCTGCACGCTATCTGGATCGAGCGCGATGCTGTTGACCCGGGCGAATATTATTCAAGTTGGATCCTACTTAGCCCCACGGCTGAAACGCTGGACCTTATTGCTTCAACGGGCCTTAGCACTGCCTGGGAGAAAGAAACCCCTCGCCCGATCCTGTGGAGCGACGACTACAGCAATCTCTTCCGCGTAATCAAATGGGATTAG
- a CDS encoding Dabb family protein, producing the protein MLVHTVYFYLKPEVSEEETAAFIKQLEGLGAIETIDSMHVGTPAATPVRPVVKNDYSVASTVIFKTIADHDIYQGHPIHDDFINNNKHLWDKVVIYDAD; encoded by the coding sequence ATGCTAGTACATACCGTATATTTTTATCTAAAACCGGAAGTCTCCGAGGAAGAAACAGCCGCATTTATCAAACAGCTCGAAGGATTAGGAGCGATTGAAACGATCGATTCCATGCATGTTGGAACTCCTGCAGCCACGCCCGTTCGTCCGGTGGTCAAAAACGACTATTCGGTCGCCTCAACGGTTATTTTCAAAACAATCGCAGATCACGACATTTACCAGGGACACCCGATCCACGATGATTTCATAAATAACAACAAACATCTCTGGGACAAGGTCGTTATTTACGATGCCGATTAG
- a CDS encoding RNA pseudouridine synthase, which yields MVPSLQEVIQSLPLGKGVTVLSVHPEGLIALEKPNDVLSHPNVEADQRRSLLNASWSKDRERYAWKVGEGSGRLYLLHRLDSATSGVILACFDPDLARVLKKQFSMRNVAKTYMAVVGGTARESDTLWKDTMRKRTIGSQLRVDTNVRGGALAETRVTLVKSKQGKPLLSLLKFNPLTGRTHQLRVQSANRKMPILGDSTYGNFQFNREIQKVIGDQRLFLHSSSIRISWNWKSVDHIFEAKSETPDIFYRVMELKF from the coding sequence ATGGTGCCGAGTCTACAGGAAGTGATTCAAAGCTTACCCCTGGGAAAAGGAGTAACCGTGTTGTCTGTTCATCCCGAAGGATTAATTGCCCTTGAAAAGCCAAATGACGTGCTTTCGCACCCGAATGTCGAAGCCGATCAACGCCGTAGTCTGCTAAATGCTTCATGGAGCAAAGACCGTGAACGTTATGCGTGGAAAGTGGGGGAAGGGTCCGGGAGGTTATACTTATTGCATCGATTAGACTCTGCTACTTCTGGAGTAATACTTGCCTGTTTTGATCCGGACTTGGCCAGGGTGTTAAAAAAACAATTCTCCATGCGCAACGTTGCCAAGACGTATATGGCTGTTGTTGGCGGAACCGCCAGGGAATCAGACACACTTTGGAAAGATACCATGCGGAAACGTACTATCGGATCTCAATTGCGCGTAGATACAAATGTCCGGGGTGGCGCACTTGCAGAAACGCGTGTAACGTTGGTCAAATCCAAACAAGGTAAACCACTTCTCAGCCTTTTGAAATTTAATCCGCTAACCGGCCGCACGCACCAACTTCGCGTTCAATCTGCAAATCGGAAAATGCCCATCCTGGGAGACTCCACCTATGGCAACTTTCAATTCAATCGGGAAATTCAGAAGGTGATCGGTGATCAACGCCTCTTTCTCCATTCTTCCTCCATTCGCATAAGTTGGAATTGGAAAAGTGTTGACCATATCTTTGAGGCCAAATCTGAAACACCTGATATTTTCTATCGGGTAATGGAGCTCAAGTTTTGA